The sequence AGGAGAAGATCCTCGGAATTTTGTTGTTAGGTGAACATTATTCCAAACATCTAACCAACCAAGAAAAGTTCTCCCATCACCCGCTTTTGGTATGGCAATCCCTCTGTAGTTCTCGGCCATTTTATTGATGTCCTTCCACGGAAAGTAACCTCTTTCACTTAAGTATGAGGTATCAGCCCCCTAGTGAGTGTTCTAGATCAAACGGGACTAGGGAGTATTCTGGCGATTTTTGCCACGTTATCTAGTCGTTGTTGATAATTTGAGATTGAGCATACAGTGTTTTGACCGGTATTGCTCCAGACACATCAAGTGACTTATAATCCTGTCCAGTCACATTACAATCCTCTCTAAGTACTTTACCCGATGGTGTATGCGGTGTTACACCAGACATGAGTAACCTTTAAATGTCCATAAGACCATGCATTTCTCTCAGTGTCGTACTAGCAAATAACATAATGTATAGTATGTCTATTAGCAAATAATGTTATTTGCTAGTGTATTTTATATAGTTTAACATCTTTAGAAAAGGAAATATTATTAATATTTCAGCTTCTGTATCGGTTGATACTTGTGGCTGTTCAAACTCACAATCATGAGGTTCTACTTTGGAACGAAAATCTCAAATTTTACAAAGGTTTCATAAATTTAAGCTCTCAATCTATAATAAAAAGACCAGCCACTATTTGAAAAGATCTCCACCATTGTTATTTCAAGCACACGACATCCCCATTTTACTTTAGGTCTGTCCTCCTCCTTCTGCAACAGTGTCTAGAACCTTGTCCAATGTGTTTCTTTGAAGGTGACCTGTATATCAAAAAAATCACATCATTACGACTTAACCATATAGCTCAACATAGGTCACATGCTCCAACCTAAATCTTTATATAGTTTAACATGATGTGAAATATACTTCAAATTAGATAAATGAATGATAAATATCCCAAACAAGCTGAATAAACAAAAGCATAAGATATAAGATAAAACCAAACCAAACAACATGTGTTAGTCAATCAATCGAGATCATCCAATCCGTCATCAATTCGAGTCGAAGACAGAGATCCTACGTCGCGGAATAGAACCTCTCTTCTTGAATCTTGACAGCCTTCTCGTGGACGACTGAGCAATCAAGAACCCCAAAAAGGCAAAATAAGGAAACCCCATGCCACAGATTATTATAAAAGATTTCAGTCCTCCATGGACGACACGACGAAGGTCGTCCGACACAAAGGTACAGCTGGAGAGCCCTGTCGCACCCGCACCCGCACCCGCACGCAGCGGCGGCAGCGCAGCTGCGCAGATCGCCATCTCAATTCTCGACCCAACCCCCACGCTGGCCGCTGCACTGAGCAGCAACCACCAGTCCTTCTGTCCGCAGCCTACCACACACGCCACGCCTCGCCTCCGGTCTACATGGCCGGCGAACTGCGCCACCGCCGCGCGCCGTCGGAGGACGAGGGCGTCGCCTCCTCTCAAAGACTCGACTCCGCCCCCGCAGGCAACGGCAAGGCTGGCACTTCGTCCGGCGGCGGCGAGGGGGCGGAGCCGCGGGGCGGGAAGAGGGACGCgctagggtggctggagtggtgcCGCGGTTGGATGGCCATCGTGGGGGAGTTCCTCTTCCAGCGCATCGCCGCCAGCCACCTGGCCAACCCGCTCGAGTTGCCCCCGCTCGATGGCGTCTCCATCGTCGTCACCGGCGCCACCAGCGGCATCGGGCTCGAGATCGCAAGGTGCCTGCTTTCTCCCCTCCCTCATCTTGTTTTCTAAAACCCCACAACACAAGATGTGATGGATGGATCTTTTAGACGGCCGTTGCGATTTGCCATAGTTAGCTGCAGCCTTTCGAATTGATTCATTGATTGATGATAGTTTACTCCAGAGTGTCTGGGCACTGTGGTTAGTGTTGCTGACTTATGTGTGTGCACTCTGAAAATAATAAACCTGGTCACTTTTTATTACTACGTTTATCTGTTATCTTGTTCATTCATGTATATGATTATCTTGTTCATTCATGTATATGGAAGTCCTACTTAACCAATTATGGTATAAGTATTTGGTATTGTTAATCTTTTATATAATAAAGCAAATACTTCACCAACTGACTGCTGATTGCTGGACACTCAAATCTAGCATGCCCTGTGCTGCTGATTTGAAAGCTTGGTTTTGTCTATCCAACGCCACGAACAACAAAACTTTttcagtcccaagcaagttgaggTAGACTATTGGTTTTGTCTATCCTATCGTTATAGAAATAAAACATATCAGATTGCTCCACAAAATCTATCTATCTACTCCATTTTACATCGAAGCACCTAAGTCTTCATGTTATTACCAGTCTAAAATAAAAGGCCTTGTTGTATTGGAATTCAAGTTTGCACGAAACATTGTACAAAATTACAAACCAGAAAGCAGGCTCCAAATAAGAAGTGTGCATCTTGTTCTCAAACTGGAACTGGTGGTACTAACTGGATCCTTTTGCTTAATGTACAAAACAGGCAACTCGCTCTCGCTGGGGCACATGTTGTTATGGCTGTAAGGAGACCCAAGGTGGCACAAGAGTTGATTCAGAAGTGGCAGAATGAAAATTCAGAAACAGGAAGACCACTAAATGCCGAGGTAATTTTCAAGATACTTGCTGTGTGGCCCTTGGATGATGAATGAGTCTGTTTAAGTTGCTTAAATTTTGTACAGCGTGACCTGACTGTGCCTGCAgacatttttttttaatttttccaATCTGGTGCATTTAAACATGAATCTGAGTTTCTGCTATTTGTTTAAATGACTTCCATATGAATATTTATTAAGCAATATTTATGTAGTTAACTACATATATTACCTATGTGTAAGTTCACCACACTTGCCACCTATAATCAGTCACAGAGACGCATATCATGATTGGAACAGATGACAGGCACACCTAGATAACTTGCAACTCATAAACTTCAGGATCATAAATTTGGTTTGGTTGTCTGCTTTTTTTTCATCATTTACACCTTACTCTTTAAGGTGATGGAACTTGACCTGCTCTCCCTCGACTCGGTCGTAAAATTTGCTGATGCTTGGAATGCTCGTATGGCACCGCTGCACGTGTTGATCAACAATGCTGGCATCTTCGCTATAGGAGGTCTGCAAGATTATTTATTAACACAATCGTTTGGGTCTTGACATACTAAATATCAGGTTTCAATTAAGCATGCATTTTAAATTGTAGCATATATATCTACCTTTTCCATTCTATGTAGAACCCCAACATTTTTCGAAGGATGGACATGAAGAACACATGCAAGTGAACCATCTTGCACCTGCATTACTGGCGATGCTGCTTATACCTTCCCTTCTCCGAGGTTCTCCCAGCAGAATCGTTAACGTTAATTCAATCGTGAGTTTCCTTGTCTCACCACCATTAGTTGTATTGCAGGCACAGTTTTCTACCATGGATGCAAATGCTTGAATTCTAGTGTTAATTTAGTATCAATGAAGATGACACTCTACAATTCTTTTATGGCTACATTACCAGCATCTGACCTGTTTGTATCCAATTGCAGATGCACAGTGTAGGTTTTGTTGATGCTGAAGATTTCAACTTGAGAAAACATAAATATAGAAGTTGGTTGGCGTATTCAAATAGCAAGTTGGCACAGGTAACCTATCTGTTAAAGGCTGCTGACAAAAAAGTTGCTCCATTTGAAATGCTAGTTCCTATTCTATACCTTTGAACTGTTTTTTCTCCCtgttatatcaaaataaaagtACATGCCTTTGATCTATAATAGGAATAGGTCTGAATTATTCTTGTTGCACTCTCAGGTAAAATTTAGTAGCATGCTTCATAAGAGAATTCCTGCAGAAGCTGGCATCAGCATAATTTGTGCTTCTCCTGGAATTGTCGACACGAATGTTGTGAGTTCCATTTCCATTTCATTTGTGGTCTGGTCATTTGTGCTGTTTCAGGAGgtggattattattattattattattattattattattatatatatatatatatatatatatatatatatatatatatatatatatatatatatatatatatatatatatatatatatatatatatatatatatatatatatatatatatatatatatatacttctcCTGGAATTGTCGACACGAATGTTGTGAGTTCCATTTCCATTTCATTTGTGGTCTGGTCATTTGTGCTGTTTCAGGAGgtggattattattattattatatatatatatatatatataacatgcATGCCTATCCAACGTTCACATTTCGGGAAATATAGAGGTGTGGATAGTTATCACTCATGATTAATTGAACACAGTGATAGAAAAGAAAACGCAAATGAAAAGGTGCATATATTGTCCATGATTGATTCACATGTATCATAAGTCCTACCACTCCCCAGTAAAGTATATTTATCACTTATCCTGAAGACCATAATTTAGCAACCTATTCTGCTTACTATCTGTAAAGGACAAGCCCGGTGCAGTGTCTCACTGAGTCACTAGGATACGGGTTCGAAGCAAAGACTTGCCATGGTTTTGTCCCTTCCCTAGACTACACTCGTGTGGGAGCCTCCGGCACGGGGTCTATCCCTTCTATTCTTCTTACTGTATGTCTTTCGTTCACTATGTATATAAATGTTAAACTCAGCACTTGTTACATGACGCAGACAAGAGACCTTCCTAAGATTGTTGTAGCTGCATACCGTTTTCTTCCCTACTTCATATTCGATGGTCAAGAAGGTGAAGCTACCGAACTTCCGCCACTCTACAGCTTGTGCATCTTCTGGTACACAACTGATATTCTGTTCTGGATCCCGTCCA is a genomic window of Zea mays cultivar B73 chromosome 5, Zm-B73-REFERENCE-NAM-5.0, whole genome shotgun sequence containing:
- the LOC100274558 gene encoding Dehydrogenase/reductase SDR family member FEY gives rise to the protein MAGELRHRRAPSEDEGVASSQRLDSAPAGNGKAGTSSGGGEGAEPRGGKRDALGWLEWCRGWMAIVGEFLFQRIAASHLANPLELPPLDGVSIVVTGATSGIGLEIARQLALAGAHVVMAVRRPKVAQELIQKWQNENSETGRPLNAEVMELDLLSLDSVVKFADAWNARMAPLHVLINNAGIFAIGEPQHFSKDGHEEHMQVNHLAPALLAMLLIPSLLRGSPSRIVNVNSIMHSVGFVDAEDFNLRKHKYRSWLAYSNSKLAQVKFSSMLHKRIPAEAGISIICASPGIVDTNVTRDLPKIVVAAYRFLPYFIFDGQEGSRSALFAACDPQVPEYCEMLKSEDWPVCACINYDCNPMNASEEAHSLETSQLVWEKTLEMIGLPPDALDKLIAGETVPCRYGQ